A region from the Spiroplasma taiwanense CT-1 genome encodes:
- a CDS encoding deoxynucleoside kinase, protein MRIAIFGTVGAGKSTISEKISKKLNYEIFPEPIDNNPYFDDYYKDMETNVFKMQIYMLTARSQQLIKANSINNVIFDRTILEDPIFVAVNHDLGTMNDIDYKTYTDFYEQVVIPNLTHRVEFDLVIYLKVSTDKAIERIKERGRIQELETPRIYWDTLNKRYDDFFNIRKDMFNFLVIDAETDDIDLKINQILDKINELEKL, encoded by the coding sequence ATGAGAATAGCTATTTTTGGTACTGTTGGTGCTGGAAAATCAACAATTTCAGAAAAAATTTCAAAAAAATTAAATTATGAAATTTTTCCTGAACCAATTGATAATAATCCATATTTTGATGATTATTATAAAGACATGGAAACAAATGTTTTTAAAATGCAAATTTATATGCTTACAGCAAGAAGTCAACAATTAATTAAAGCAAATTCTATTAATAATGTTATTTTTGACAGAACTATCTTAGAAGATCCAATTTTTGTGGCTGTAAATCATGATTTAGGCACAATGAATGATATTGATTATAAAACTTATACAGATTTTTATGAACAAGTTGTAATTCCAAATTTAACACATAGAGTCGAATTTGATTTGGTTATATATTTAAAAGTTTCAACAGATAAAGCAATAGAAAGAATTAAAGAACGTGGTAGAATTCAAGAATTAGAAACTCCAAGAATCTATTGAGACACTTTGAATAAGAGATATGATGATTTTTTTAATATAAGAAAAGATATGTTTAATTTTTTAGTAATTGATGCAGAAACAGATGATATTGATTTAAAAATTAATCAAATTTTAGATAAAATTAATGAATTGGAAAAACTTTAA
- a CDS encoding YebC/PmpR family DNA-binding transcriptional regulator, protein MGRAHEVRKQSMEKTAAMKSAIYGRASKEIYMAAKNGSKDPEANLALRSAIDKAKSKQVPVDVIQRAIKKAEGMDGEIFFSNRYEGYGPGNSMIIVDSLTSNVNRAIAEIRDAFNKNGGKIATSGAVSHSFQATSIFALEGQTVEEILEFLMIEECDVNDVFEDEEMLLVYAPFQEFNKVKITLDKFGIKDYKMAETTMLADENIVITDNEAKIKFDKLINRLNELEDVQDIYHNVEN, encoded by the coding sequence ATGGGAAGAGCACATGAAGTTAGAAAACAAAGTATGGAAAAAACTGCTGCAATGAAATCTGCAATCTATGGTAGGGCTTCAAAAGAAATTTATATGGCAGCGAAAAATGGAAGTAAAGATCCAGAAGCAAATTTAGCATTAAGAAGTGCAATTGATAAAGCAAAATCTAAACAAGTACCTGTTGATGTAATTCAAAGAGCAATTAAAAAAGCAGAAGGTATGGATGGAGAAATTTTTTTTTCAAACAGATATGAAGGTTATGGACCAGGAAATTCAATGATAATTGTAGATTCATTAACAAGCAATGTGAACAGAGCAATTGCAGAGATTAGAGATGCGTTTAATAAGAATGGGGGAAAAATTGCAACAAGCGGTGCTGTTTCTCATTCTTTTCAAGCAACAAGTATATTTGCTTTGGAAGGACAAACAGTTGAAGAAATTTTAGAATTTTTAATGATTGAAGAGTGTGATGTTAATGATGTATTTGAAGACGAAGAAATGCTATTAGTTTATGCTCCTTTTCAAGAATTTAATAAAGTTAAAATAACATTGGATAAGTTTGGTATTAAAGATTATAAAATGGCAGAAACTACAATGTTAGCTGATGAAAATATAGTTATAACAGATAATGAAGCAAAAATTAAATTTGACAAATTAATTAACAGACTTAATGAATTAGAAGATGTTCAAGATATTTATCATAATGTTGAAAATTAA
- a CDS encoding pseudouridine synthase has translation MIEERLQKIIASRGYCSRRQAEKLIEQGRVKVEGKIIKELGTKFESNVEISINNKPLLEVKQKVYYLFNKPRLVLTTMDDPKDRKTVADFFNDSKIRVFPVGRLDYDVSGALIMTNDGEFANFVMHPKFEFRKTYQALCNGKVTKYQIRDLINGVTIDDDYKTKAIYAKLLKYDDEFNESVIELTIAEGRKHHVKKMLVAVNIYLKKLKRTQIEFLEINDIEIGKFRELKPHEIKQFYGIYNSLKNRKGN, from the coding sequence ATGATAGAAGAAAGATTACAGAAAATAATAGCTTCAAGAGGTTATTGTTCAAGGCGTCAAGCTGAAAAATTAATTGAACAAGGTAGAGTAAAAGTTGAAGGAAAAATAATTAAAGAATTAGGAACAAAATTTGAATCTAATGTAGAAATATCTATTAATAATAAACCTTTATTAGAAGTAAAACAAAAAGTTTATTATTTATTTAATAAACCAAGATTAGTTTTAACAACAATGGATGATCCCAAGGATAGAAAAACAGTAGCTGATTTTTTTAATGATTCAAAAATAAGAGTTTTTCCCGTGGGAAGACTTGATTATGATGTATCAGGAGCATTAATAATGACAAATGATGGAGAATTTGCAAATTTTGTTATGCATCCAAAATTTGAATTTAGAAAAACTTATCAAGCTTTATGTAATGGAAAAGTAACTAAATATCAAATAAGAGATTTAATTAATGGAGTTACTATTGACGATGATTATAAAACAAAAGCTATATATGCAAAATTATTAAAATATGATGATGAGTTTAATGAATCTGTTATTGAACTAACAATTGCAGAAGGAAGAAAACACCATGTTAAAAAAATGTTAGTTGCAGTAAACATTTATTTAAAAAAATTAAAAAGAACACAAATTGAATTTTTGGAAATAAATGATATTGAAATAGGTAAATTTAGAGAACTTAAACCCCATGAAATAAAGCAATTTTATGGAATTTATAATTCTTTAAAAAACAGAAAAGGAAATTAA